The proteins below come from a single Melospiza melodia melodia isolate bMelMel2 unplaced genomic scaffold, bMelMel2.pri scaffold_449, whole genome shotgun sequence genomic window:
- the LOC134434621 gene encoding protein zyg-11 homolog B-like isoform X2 — protein MEEASPYSLLDICLNFLTANLEKFCTERQDGTLCLQEPGMFPQEVADRLLQTMAFHGLLNDGTVGIFRGTQMRLKRACIRKAKISAVAFRKAFCHHKLVELDATGVNADITITDIISGLGSNKWIQQNLQCLVLNSLTLSLEDPYERCFSQLSGLRALSITNVLFYNEDLADVASLPRLESLDISNTSVTDITALLTCKDRLKSLTMHHLKCLKMTTTQILDVIRELKYLNHLDISDDKQFTSDIALRLLEQKDILPNLVSLDISGRKHVTDKAVQAFVLQRPTMQFVGLLATDAGYSEFLTGEGNLKVKWGN, from the exons GAGGAAGCTTCTCCATATTCTTTACTGGATATCTGTTTGAATTTCCTGACTGCCAACCTAGAGAAGTTCTGCACAGAAAGGCAAGATGGGACATTGTGCTTGCAGGAGCCTGGAATGTTCCCTCAAGAGGTGGCTGATCGACTGCTGCAGACGATGGCATTTCATG GGCTGCTCAACGATGGCACCGTGGGCATCTTCCGAGGCACCCAGATGCGCCTGAAGCGCGCCTGCATCCGCAAGGCCAAAATCTCCGCCGTGGCTTTCCGCAAAGCCTTCTGCCATCACAAGCTGGTGGAGCTGGATGCCACGGGGGTCAATGCAGATATAACAATCACAGACATTATCAGTGGACtgggcagcaataagtggatccAGCAGaatctgcagtgcctggtgctgaaCTCACTGACTCTTTCTCTGGAAGACCCCTACGAGAGGTGTTTCAGTCAGCTGTCCGGGCTCCGCGCGTTGAGCATCACCAACGTGCTCTTCTACAACGAGGACTTGGCAGATGTTGCTTCACTTCCCAGGTTGGAAAGTCTGGATATATCCAACACCTCCGTCACTGACATAACAGCACTCCTCACCTGCAAAGACAGGCTCAAGTCTTTGACCATGCACCACCTGAAATGCTTGAAAATGACCACAACCCAGATTCTGGATGTAATAAGAGAACTAAAATACCTGAATCACCTTGACATTTCGGATGACAAACAGTTCACATCGGACATAGCTCTTCGTTTACTGGAACAGAAAGATATCTTGCCTAACCTTGTGTCTTTGGACATTTCTGGAAGAAAGCATGTGACAGATAAAGCTGTACAAGCATTCGTTCTGCAGCGGCCCACGATGCAGTTTGTAGGACTGCTAGCTACTGATGCCGGCTACTCAGAGTTCTTAACAGGAGAAGGAAACCTGAAGGTTAAGTGGGGGAATTGA
- the LOC134434621 gene encoding protein zyg-11 homolog B-like isoform X1 has translation MVQEEASPYSLLDICLNFLTANLEKFCTERQDGTLCLQEPGMFPQEVADRLLQTMAFHGLLNDGTVGIFRGTQMRLKRACIRKAKISAVAFRKAFCHHKLVELDATGVNADITITDIISGLGSNKWIQQNLQCLVLNSLTLSLEDPYERCFSQLSGLRALSITNVLFYNEDLADVASLPRLESLDISNTSVTDITALLTCKDRLKSLTMHHLKCLKMTTTQILDVIRELKYLNHLDISDDKQFTSDIALRLLEQKDILPNLVSLDISGRKHVTDKAVQAFVLQRPTMQFVGLLATDAGYSEFLTGEGNLKVKWGN, from the exons GAGGAAGCTTCTCCATATTCTTTACTGGATATCTGTTTGAATTTCCTGACTGCCAACCTAGAGAAGTTCTGCACAGAAAGGCAAGATGGGACATTGTGCTTGCAGGAGCCTGGAATGTTCCCTCAAGAGGTGGCTGATCGACTGCTGCAGACGATGGCATTTCATG GGCTGCTCAACGATGGCACCGTGGGCATCTTCCGAGGCACCCAGATGCGCCTGAAGCGCGCCTGCATCCGCAAGGCCAAAATCTCCGCCGTGGCTTTCCGCAAAGCCTTCTGCCATCACAAGCTGGTGGAGCTGGATGCCACGGGGGTCAATGCAGATATAACAATCACAGACATTATCAGTGGACtgggcagcaataagtggatccAGCAGaatctgcagtgcctggtgctgaaCTCACTGACTCTTTCTCTGGAAGACCCCTACGAGAGGTGTTTCAGTCAGCTGTCCGGGCTCCGCGCGTTGAGCATCACCAACGTGCTCTTCTACAACGAGGACTTGGCAGATGTTGCTTCACTTCCCAGGTTGGAAAGTCTGGATATATCCAACACCTCCGTCACTGACATAACAGCACTCCTCACCTGCAAAGACAGGCTCAAGTCTTTGACCATGCACCACCTGAAATGCTTGAAAATGACCACAACCCAGATTCTGGATGTAATAAGAGAACTAAAATACCTGAATCACCTTGACATTTCGGATGACAAACAGTTCACATCGGACATAGCTCTTCGTTTACTGGAACAGAAAGATATCTTGCCTAACCTTGTGTCTTTGGACATTTCTGGAAGAAAGCATGTGACAGATAAAGCTGTACAAGCATTCGTTCTGCAGCGGCCCACGATGCAGTTTGTAGGACTGCTAGCTACTGATGCCGGCTACTCAGAGTTCTTAACAGGAGAAGGAAACCTGAAGGTTAAGTGGGGGAATTGA